In Nocardioides sp. zg-1228, a single window of DNA contains:
- a CDS encoding prenyltransferase/squalene oxidase repeat-containing protein, with product MKFSASGSALSGLALTLAAATFAQPLLAPPAHAAGAAGAPASGAARAATGWLATQLTGGVIHNDTYDFDDLGLTMDIGLSMDEVGGDQAMVRQIRSSLAGRVEEYAAPSATERYAGSLAKSMVFAQVSGADPRTYGGVDLVAQTEARVVASGPSAGRLRDESAYGDYANLFGQALAARGLSVAGSAKAAATTDFLLQQQCASGYFRVLFTPDATAADQSCVDGTDPADTDATAFAVVQLAKVSPRPAAVDRAITRAVEWLATTQRADGSFGGSPFTPDPNTNSTGLAASAFAVTGACERSGRAADWVATLQVGAQPDGSPLADEEGALAYDRAALDGAATAGIGAGRDQWWRATVQAVAGLTHARGSAKALTATSTGSEPGSTATLTATGGAPGDRFCLTGPGIDGTRTAVVGSDGILTALVVLPAAAGAATYTLTGRDGATTHTVLVGAAESARGSVAGVRLAGPAGFHKGGSKVALEVIGATPGARFALRGPGISGATVVVGSDGVLARVVRLPRTTGAATYVLTGSDGRATGRVRVLGKRTLAVSTLASDGPRTRVLVRRLAAGEKVRLRIAGTTVATGRADAKGRFLARVALPGGRGKVRIRAVGQFAALRSGSTTVASR from the coding sequence ATGAAGTTCTCCGCGTCGGGATCCGCCCTGTCGGGTCTCGCTCTCACCCTGGCCGCTGCCACGTTCGCGCAGCCGCTCCTCGCCCCGCCCGCCCACGCGGCAGGCGCCGCCGGTGCCCCGGCATCCGGGGCCGCGCGCGCGGCCACCGGCTGGCTGGCGACACAGCTCACCGGCGGTGTCATCCACAACGACACCTACGACTTCGACGACCTCGGCCTGACCATGGACATCGGGCTCAGCATGGACGAGGTCGGCGGCGACCAGGCCATGGTGCGCCAGATCCGGTCCTCGCTCGCCGGCCGGGTCGAGGAGTACGCCGCGCCGTCCGCGACCGAGCGCTACGCCGGCTCGCTGGCCAAGTCGATGGTCTTCGCGCAGGTCTCCGGCGCCGACCCGCGCACCTACGGCGGGGTCGACCTCGTCGCCCAGACGGAGGCGCGAGTCGTCGCGAGCGGTCCGAGCGCAGGCCGCCTGCGTGACGAGTCGGCCTACGGCGACTACGCCAACCTCTTCGGCCAGGCGCTGGCCGCACGGGGCCTGTCGGTCGCGGGGTCCGCCAAGGCCGCCGCCACCACCGACTTCCTGCTGCAGCAGCAGTGCGCGTCCGGCTACTTCCGCGTGCTCTTCACGCCCGACGCCACCGCGGCGGACCAGTCATGCGTGGACGGCACCGACCCGGCCGACACCGACGCCACCGCCTTCGCGGTCGTCCAGCTCGCGAAGGTCTCGCCGCGGCCCGCGGCCGTCGACCGGGCGATCACCCGGGCCGTCGAGTGGCTCGCGACCACCCAGCGCGCCGACGGCTCGTTCGGCGGCAGCCCCTTCACCCCAGACCCCAACACCAACAGCACCGGGCTCGCCGCGAGCGCGTTCGCCGTCACGGGCGCCTGCGAGCGGTCCGGACGCGCGGCCGACTGGGTCGCCACGCTCCAGGTCGGCGCCCAGCCGGACGGCTCGCCGCTCGCCGACGAGGAGGGGGCCCTCGCCTACGACCGGGCGGCGCTGGACGGCGCCGCGACGGCCGGCATCGGAGCCGGCCGCGACCAGTGGTGGCGCGCGACCGTGCAGGCCGTCGCCGGTCTCACCCACGCCCGCGGCTCGGCGAAGGCGCTCACCGCGACCTCCACCGGGAGCGAGCCGGGATCGACCGCCACCCTCACCGCGACCGGCGGGGCGCCGGGGGACCGCTTCTGCCTCACCGGGCCCGGCATCGACGGCACCCGCACCGCCGTCGTGGGCTCCGACGGCATCCTGACCGCCCTGGTCGTCCTTCCCGCTGCCGCCGGCGCGGCGACCTACACGCTCACCGGCCGCGACGGCGCCACCACCCACACCGTCCTCGTCGGGGCGGCCGAGTCCGCGCGCGGGTCGGTCGCCGGCGTCCGCCTCGCCGGGCCGGCCGGCTTCCACAAGGGCGGCAGCAAGGTGGCATTGGAGGTGATCGGCGCGACTCCGGGCGCCCGCTTCGCCCTCCGTGGTCCCGGGATCTCGGGCGCCACCGTCGTCGTCGGCTCCGACGGCGTGCTGGCCCGCGTGGTGCGGCTGCCGCGCACGACCGGTGCGGCGACGTACGTCCTGACCGGCTCGGACGGCCGGGCCACCGGCCGGGTCCGCGTGCTCGGCAAGCGGACCCTCGCCGTGTCCACGCTCGCCAGCGACGGCCCCCGCACGCGGGTGCTGGTCCGTCGTCTCGCCGCAGGGGAGAAGGTGCGCCTGCGGATCGCCGGCACGACGGTCGCCACGGGTCGCGCCGACGCCAAGGGCAGGTTCCTCGCCCGCGTCGCGCTGCCCGGGGGGCGGGGTAAGGTCCGGATCCGGGCCGTCGGGCAGTTCGCCGCCCTGCGCTCCGGCTCGACGACGGTGGCGTCGCGATGA
- a CDS encoding PQQ-dependent sugar dehydrogenase has protein sequence MTSSPLRSRLLLSSLVLALGVTAGCASTEPDPMPRTTQPTDLPEQPTPTEAPGSESTSGASSGRPEVVDTLVEDLEVPWGADFLPDGTAVVTERISGRVLGIDEGGEVTTLGTIADAAPQGEAGLLGVAVSPDFDSDRTLFLYLTTATDNRVVKARLDGTRLSSPTVVLDGIPAGFIHDGGRIAFGPDGHLYVTTGETGDPDLAQDPESLAGKILRITPDGDPAPGNPDPDSPVWSLGHRNVQGLAWDDEGRLWASEFGDSEWDELNLVEKGGNYGWPRIEGAGDDPDYVDPQVVWPVDQASPSGLAFADGHLWMAGLRGQRLWRIAVSEDGEAAKPRAFLTEEFGRLRTVAAAPDGLLWVTTSNRDGRGQPTPADDRIVRVRP, from the coding sequence GCTGCGCGAGCACCGAGCCCGACCCGATGCCGCGCACCACCCAGCCGACGGACCTGCCCGAGCAGCCGACGCCCACCGAGGCGCCTGGCTCGGAGTCCACGTCCGGGGCGTCGTCCGGCCGGCCCGAGGTCGTCGACACCCTGGTGGAGGACCTGGAGGTGCCGTGGGGGGCTGACTTCCTGCCCGACGGCACCGCCGTGGTCACCGAGCGCATCTCCGGCCGGGTCCTCGGCATCGACGAGGGCGGCGAGGTCACCACGCTCGGAACGATCGCGGACGCCGCCCCCCAGGGCGAGGCCGGGCTGCTCGGCGTCGCCGTGTCGCCGGACTTCGACTCCGACCGCACGCTCTTCCTCTACCTGACCACCGCCACCGACAACCGCGTCGTCAAGGCCCGGCTCGACGGCACCCGGCTCAGCAGCCCGACGGTCGTCCTCGACGGCATCCCGGCCGGGTTCATCCACGACGGCGGCCGGATCGCGTTCGGCCCCGACGGCCACCTCTACGTGACGACCGGCGAGACGGGTGACCCCGACCTCGCCCAGGACCCCGAGAGCCTGGCCGGCAAGATCCTCCGGATCACTCCCGACGGCGACCCGGCGCCGGGCAATCCCGACCCCGACTCCCCCGTCTGGTCGCTGGGCCACCGCAACGTCCAGGGCCTGGCCTGGGACGACGAGGGCCGGCTGTGGGCCTCGGAGTTCGGCGACTCGGAGTGGGACGAGCTCAACCTCGTCGAGAAGGGCGGCAACTACGGCTGGCCCCGCATCGAGGGGGCCGGCGACGACCCGGACTACGTCGACCCGCAGGTGGTCTGGCCCGTCGACCAGGCCTCGCCGAGCGGCTTGGCGTTCGCCGATGGGCACCTCTGGATGGCCGGTCTCCGCGGCCAGCGCCTGTGGCGCATCGCGGTCTCCGAGGACGGCGAGGCGGCCAAGCCCCGCGCGTTCCTCACCGAGGAGTTCGGCCGGCTGCGCACCGTCGCCGCGGCGCCCGACGGCCTGCTCTGGGTCACCACCTCCAACCGCGACGGGCGGGGCCAGCCGACCCCGGCCGACGACCGCATCGTCCGCGTCCGACCCTGA
- a CDS encoding ECF transporter S component, with translation MSTVDRPRSDVASGVALPIGPRTAAVLILASVAGLMMLCWPLLLEVQPGERVEPPFLFLALLPLVMVVVLAEMGEGGMDARVLAVLGVLSAINAVMRALGAGTGGIELVFFLLVLGGRVFGPGFGFVLGCTSIFASALLTAGVGPWLPFQMICSAWVGMGAGLLPRRVGGRAEIAMLVVYAVVASYLFGMLMNLSFWPFALGIVVPGHEGSLAYVAGAPLLENAHRFLVYTLLTSTGSWDTGRAITTGIAIVVLGPAILTTLRRAARRAVVRPG, from the coding sequence GTGAGCACCGTCGACCGGCCCCGGTCCGACGTCGCGTCCGGGGTCGCCCTGCCCATCGGGCCGCGCACGGCGGCCGTGCTGATCCTGGCCTCCGTCGCGGGGCTGATGATGCTGTGCTGGCCACTGCTGCTGGAGGTGCAGCCCGGGGAGCGGGTCGAGCCGCCGTTCCTCTTCCTCGCGCTGCTCCCGCTCGTGATGGTCGTCGTCCTCGCGGAGATGGGGGAGGGCGGCATGGACGCGCGCGTCCTCGCCGTTCTGGGCGTGCTGTCCGCCATCAACGCCGTGATGCGGGCGCTCGGCGCGGGGACGGGCGGCATCGAGCTGGTGTTCTTCCTGCTGGTGCTGGGTGGACGGGTGTTCGGGCCGGGGTTCGGGTTCGTGCTCGGGTGCACCTCGATCTTCGCTTCGGCGCTGCTGACCGCCGGGGTCGGCCCGTGGCTGCCGTTCCAGATGATCTGCTCGGCCTGGGTCGGCATGGGCGCGGGCCTGCTGCCCCGCCGGGTCGGCGGTCGTGCCGAGATCGCGATGCTGGTGGTCTACGCGGTCGTCGCGTCCTACCTCTTCGGCATGCTGATGAACCTCAGCTTCTGGCCGTTCGCGCTCGGCATCGTCGTCCCCGGCCACGAGGGCTCGCTCGCCTACGTCGCCGGCGCGCCACTGCTCGAGAACGCCCACCGGTTCCTCGTCTACACGCTCCTCACCTCCACCGGCAGCTGGGACACCGGTCGCGCCATCACGACCGGCATCGCGATCGTGGTGCTGGGCCCGGCGATCCTCACCACGCTGCGCCGGGCGGCTCGCCGCGCCGTCGTACGTCCGGGCTGA
- a CDS encoding energy-coupling factor transporter transmembrane component T produces the protein MTGSAALPRDLHPLAWWTWAIGLATAASLTTNPLLLLLVMGSATVVVMARRSGHPFGRSFRLYVLLALLTVVLRVVFRIVFGGQEVGHVLLDLPEVPLPDWAAGVRLLGPVTSEALLAGLYDGLRLATIILCVGAANSLANPKRLLASVPPALYEIGTALVVAVTIFPQLADSARRVRAAQALRGGATSGVGRLRRFLVPVLEDALERSLALAAGMDARGYGRSGGATARERWTTGSLLLLALTGICVGTYAWLDPTAPRVLALPMLAAGASVAVLGMVSSGRRVHRTRYRPDPWRGPELVTAGVGVAVAVLAWYVSHTEVAVAYPGVDVAPYLSPLALVLGVLGTLPAVTTPVPATAPVRREAAA, from the coding sequence GTGACCGGATCGGCGGCGCTGCCGCGTGACCTGCACCCGCTCGCCTGGTGGACCTGGGCGATCGGGCTGGCCACTGCTGCCTCGCTCACCACCAACCCGCTGCTGCTGCTCCTCGTCATGGGGTCGGCGACGGTGGTCGTGATGGCGCGCCGATCCGGTCATCCCTTCGGTCGATCGTTCCGGCTCTACGTCCTCCTGGCGCTGCTGACCGTGGTGCTGCGCGTCGTCTTCCGCATCGTCTTCGGCGGGCAGGAGGTCGGCCACGTCCTGCTCGACCTGCCGGAGGTGCCGCTGCCCGACTGGGCGGCGGGCGTCCGGCTGCTCGGGCCGGTGACCAGCGAGGCCCTCCTCGCCGGCCTCTACGACGGGCTCCGGCTGGCCACGATCATCCTGTGCGTCGGCGCCGCGAACTCGCTGGCCAACCCCAAGCGCCTGCTCGCGTCGGTGCCGCCCGCGCTCTACGAGATCGGCACCGCCCTCGTCGTCGCGGTGACGATCTTCCCCCAGCTCGCCGACAGCGCCCGCCGCGTCCGCGCCGCGCAGGCGCTCCGCGGCGGCGCGACCTCGGGCGTCGGGCGGCTCCGCCGCTTCCTGGTGCCGGTGCTCGAGGACGCTCTCGAACGCTCCCTTGCCCTGGCCGCCGGGATGGACGCCCGCGGCTACGGCCGCTCGGGCGGCGCGACGGCCCGAGAGCGATGGACGACCGGCTCCCTGCTCCTGCTCGCCCTCACCGGCATCTGCGTCGGCACGTACGCCTGGCTCGACCCCACCGCGCCCCGCGTCCTCGCGCTCCCGATGCTGGCGGCGGGCGCGAGCGTCGCGGTGCTCGGCATGGTCAGCTCCGGGCGCCGCGTGCACCGCACCCGCTACCGCCCCGACCCGTGGCGCGGGCCCGAGCTCGTCACCGCGGGCGTGGGCGTCGCCGTCGCCGTGCTGGCCTGGTACGTGAGCCACACGGAGGTCGCGGTCGCCTACCCCGGTGTGGACGTCGCGCCCTACCTCTCGCCGCTCGCCCTGGTGCTCGGCGTCCTCGGCACGCTCCCGGCCGTGACCACCCCGGTGCCTGCCACGGCCCCCGTACGACGCGAGGCGGCCGCATGA
- the gatA gene encoding Asp-tRNA(Asn)/Glu-tRNA(Gln) amidotransferase subunit GatA, translating into MNDVTRGTAAALAEGLAAGEVTSVELTEAHLDRIEAVDGAVHAFLHVDRDGALAEAAESDARRARGEARGPLDGVPIAVKDVLTTRGLPTTCGSKILEGWVPPYDATVVARLREAGLPILGKTNMDEFAMGSSTEHSAYGPTRNPWDLDRIPGGSGGGSAAAVAAFEAPLAIGTDTGGSIRQPGAVTGTVGVKPTYGGVSRYGLVALANSLDQAGPVTRTVLDAAMLHDVIGGHDPRDSTSIQQDWPSFTEAARAGAAGDMSGVKVGVITELAGDGWQPGVMARFQESVDLLVEAGAEVVEVLCPSFVHALAAYYLILPAEASSNLAKFDAMRYGLRVTPEAAPNGTPPSAEEVMRATRDAGFGDEVKRRIILGTYALSSGYYDAYYGQAQKIRTLISRDFDAAFGEVDVLVSPTAPTTAFRLGEKLDDPMAMYLNDLATIPANLAGVPGISVPNGLADEDGLPTGFQVLAPALADDRVYRVGAALEALHADQWGGPLLDKAPALAGAPTAEVN; encoded by the coding sequence ATGAACGACGTCACCCGCGGCACCGCTGCCGCCCTCGCCGAGGGCCTCGCCGCCGGCGAGGTCACCTCGGTCGAGCTCACCGAGGCCCACCTCGACCGCATCGAGGCCGTCGACGGGGCCGTGCACGCCTTCCTGCACGTGGACCGCGACGGGGCCCTCGCCGAGGCCGCCGAGTCCGACGCCCGTCGCGCCCGCGGCGAGGCGCGTGGCCCGCTCGACGGCGTACCGATCGCCGTCAAGGACGTGCTGACCACCCGCGGCCTGCCCACCACCTGTGGCTCGAAGATCCTCGAGGGCTGGGTGCCGCCCTACGACGCCACGGTCGTGGCCCGCCTGCGCGAGGCCGGCCTGCCGATCCTGGGCAAGACCAACATGGACGAGTTCGCGATGGGCTCCTCGACCGAGCACTCGGCCTACGGACCCACCCGCAACCCGTGGGACCTCGACCGGATCCCGGGCGGGTCCGGCGGCGGCTCGGCCGCCGCGGTCGCGGCGTTCGAGGCGCCCCTCGCCATCGGCACCGACACCGGCGGCTCGATCCGCCAGCCCGGCGCCGTCACCGGCACCGTCGGCGTGAAGCCGACCTACGGCGGGGTGTCGCGCTACGGCCTCGTCGCGCTGGCCAACAGCCTCGACCAGGCCGGGCCGGTCACCCGCACGGTGCTCGACGCGGCGATGCTCCACGACGTGATCGGTGGTCACGACCCGCGCGACTCCACCTCGATCCAGCAGGACTGGCCCTCGTTCACCGAGGCCGCGCGGGCCGGTGCCGCTGGCGACATGAGCGGCGTCAAGGTCGGCGTGATCACCGAGCTGGCCGGCGACGGCTGGCAGCCGGGCGTGATGGCGCGCTTCCAGGAGTCGGTCGACCTGCTGGTCGAGGCCGGCGCCGAGGTCGTGGAGGTGTTGTGCCCGTCCTTCGTGCACGCCCTCGCCGCCTACTACCTCATCCTCCCCGCCGAGGCCTCGAGCAACCTCGCGAAGTTCGACGCGATGCGCTACGGCCTCCGGGTGACCCCCGAGGCTGCCCCCAACGGAACACCGCCGAGCGCCGAGGAGGTGATGCGCGCGACCCGCGACGCCGGCTTCGGCGACGAGGTCAAGCGCCGCATCATCCTCGGCACCTACGCCCTGTCCAGCGGCTACTACGACGCCTACTACGGGCAGGCGCAGAAGATCCGCACGCTCATCAGCCGCGACTTCGACGCGGCGTTCGGCGAGGTCGACGTGCTGGTGTCGCCGACCGCCCCGACGACCGCGTTCCGGCTGGGCGAGAAGCTCGACGACCCGATGGCGATGTACCTCAACGACCTCGCCACCATCCCCGCCAACCTCGCCGGCGTCCCGGGCATCTCGGTGCCCAACGGCCTCGCCGACGAGGACGGCCTGCCGACCGGGTTCCAGGTGCTCGCCCCCGCCCTGGCCGACGACCGCGTCTACCGCGTCGGTGCCGCCCTGGAGGCCCTGCACGCCGACCAGTGGGGCGGCCCGCTGCTCGACAAGGCTCCGGCGCTGGCCGGCGCCCCGACCGCCGAGGTGAACTGA
- a CDS encoding ABC transporter ATP-binding protein, with amino-acid sequence MSAPRTPGAGVIELRDVGFRYDRRQVLAGVDLSLEEGELVLVSGRTGVGKSTLLGVVTGLVPRFTGGVLTGDVLLDGRSIVEQPPRERAHLVGYVGQDPLAGFVADTVEEELAYGMEQLGTAPETMRRRVEETLDLLGIADLRARDLRTLSGGQQQRVAIGAVLTTSPRVLVLDEPTSALDPTAAEDVLATITRLVHDLGLTVLLAEHRLERVVPFADRICLVTGDGGIRVDDPQVVLADSPVAPPLVELGRLAGWEPLPLTVRDARRRARSLPELTPAVPVPQPAADPLLVARGVTVVHGSHVAVREVDLTLSSGRVTVLMGRNGSGKSSLIWALQGSGKRRAGSVDVAGEDPATLAPAARRTHVGLVPQTAADLLYLETVAEECAAADTGADAGPGTCRALLDRLAPGIDETIHPRDLSEGQRLALALAVVLAARPPVVLLDEPTRGLDYAGKSELARIVAGLAADGHAVLLATHDVEFAAHVADEVVVMAEGEVVSSGPPRRVLAESPSFAPQVTKVLGPPWLVVEEVAAALADRAATRDGTGEGP; translated from the coding sequence ATGAGCGCGCCACGGACCCCTGGTGCCGGGGTCATCGAGCTGCGCGACGTCGGCTTCCGCTACGACCGGCGCCAGGTGCTGGCCGGCGTCGACCTGAGCCTCGAGGAGGGCGAGCTGGTGCTCGTCTCGGGGCGCACGGGGGTGGGCAAGTCGACGCTCCTGGGCGTCGTCACGGGGCTGGTCCCGCGCTTCACCGGCGGGGTGCTCACCGGGGACGTCCTGCTCGACGGACGCAGCATCGTCGAGCAGCCGCCGCGCGAGCGGGCGCACCTCGTCGGCTACGTCGGGCAGGACCCGCTCGCCGGGTTCGTCGCCGACACCGTCGAGGAGGAGCTCGCCTACGGCATGGAGCAGCTCGGCACCGCTCCCGAGACGATGCGACGCCGCGTGGAGGAGACCCTCGACCTGCTGGGGATCGCCGACCTCCGGGCCCGCGACCTCCGTACGCTCTCCGGTGGCCAGCAGCAGCGGGTCGCGATCGGCGCGGTCCTCACCACCAGCCCGCGGGTGCTGGTCCTCGACGAGCCGACCTCCGCGCTCGACCCGACCGCCGCCGAGGACGTCCTCGCGACGATCACCCGGCTCGTGCACGACCTGGGCCTGACGGTCCTACTGGCCGAGCACCGGCTCGAGCGGGTCGTGCCCTTCGCCGACCGGATCTGCCTGGTGACGGGGGACGGAGGCATCCGCGTCGACGACCCCCAGGTGGTGCTCGCCGACTCGCCGGTCGCACCACCGCTGGTGGAGCTCGGCCGCCTGGCCGGCTGGGAACCCCTCCCGCTCACCGTGCGCGACGCGCGGCGGCGTGCCCGCTCGCTCCCCGAGCTCACCCCCGCCGTGCCAGTGCCGCAGCCCGCCGCCGACCCCCTCCTCGTCGCGCGCGGGGTCACCGTCGTCCACGGCTCCCACGTCGCCGTGCGCGAGGTGGACCTGACGCTGTCCTCGGGCCGGGTCACCGTCCTCATGGGGCGCAACGGGTCGGGCAAGTCCAGCCTGATCTGGGCGCTCCAGGGCTCCGGCAAGCGACGGGCGGGCTCGGTGGACGTCGCGGGCGAGGACCCCGCCACGCTCGCGCCCGCGGCGCGGCGTACCCACGTCGGGCTGGTGCCGCAGACCGCCGCCGACCTGCTCTACCTGGAGACCGTCGCCGAGGAGTGCGCGGCGGCAGACACCGGTGCCGACGCCGGTCCCGGCACCTGCCGCGCGCTCCTCGACCGCCTCGCCCCGGGGATCGACGAGACGATCCACCCCCGTGACCTGTCGGAGGGGCAGCGTCTCGCGCTCGCGCTCGCCGTCGTGCTCGCCGCGCGGCCGCCCGTCGTGCTGCTCGACGAGCCGACCCGCGGCCTCGACTACGCCGGCAAGTCCGAGCTGGCCCGCATCGTCGCGGGCCTCGCCGCCGACGGCCACGCCGTCCTGCTGGCGACGCACGACGTGGAGTTCGCCGCGCACGTCGCCGACGAGGTGGTCGTGATGGCCGAGGGGGAGGTCGTGTCGAGCGGTCCGCCGCGCCGGGTGCTGGCCGAGTCACCGTCGTTCGCCCCGCAGGTCACCAAGGTGCTCGGCCCGCCGTGGCTGGTCGTCGAGGAGGTCGCGGCCGCCCTGGCCGACCGCGCGGCCACGCGCGACGGCACGGGGGAGGGCCCGTGA
- the gatB gene encoding Asp-tRNA(Asn)/Glu-tRNA(Gln) amidotransferase subunit GatB: MTETLMPFDDVLAAYDPALGLEVHVELNTASKMFCGCPAVFGGEPNAGVCPTCLGLPGAMPVVNRKAVESAIRIGLALNCDIAEWCRFARKNYFYPDMPKNFQTSQYDEPICFDGWMDVTVPVEGGDDETYRVEIERAHMEEDTGKSLHVGGSTGRIHGADYSLVDYNRAGIPLIEIVTRPIMGAGARAPEVARAYVAQLRELIVALGVSEARMDQGNLRADVNLSLAPKGTGTLGTRTETKNVNSFRSVERAVRFEMQRHAAILSSGGTILQETRHWHEDTGITTSGREKSDAEDYRYFPEPDLVPVAPSREWVDELRGTLPENPTVRRARLQAEWGFSDLEMRDTVGAGALGLVEQTIAEGAAPQAARKWWLGELARRSNEDGVDLVDLPITPADVARIQALVDEKVVNDKLARQVFEGVLAGEGTPDEVVEKRGLAVVSDDGALGAAVDNAIAANPDVADKIRDGKVAAAGALIGAVMKEMRGQADAGRVRELILEKLT; encoded by the coding sequence GTGACCGAGACCCTGATGCCCTTCGACGACGTGCTGGCGGCCTACGACCCCGCCCTCGGCCTCGAGGTCCACGTGGAGCTCAACACGGCCTCCAAGATGTTCTGCGGCTGCCCGGCCGTCTTCGGCGGCGAGCCCAACGCGGGTGTCTGCCCGACCTGCCTCGGCCTGCCCGGGGCGATGCCCGTGGTCAACCGCAAGGCCGTCGAGTCCGCGATCCGCATCGGCCTCGCGCTCAACTGCGACATCGCCGAGTGGTGTCGCTTCGCCCGGAAGAACTACTTCTACCCGGACATGCCGAAGAACTTCCAGACCTCGCAGTACGACGAGCCGATCTGCTTCGACGGCTGGATGGACGTCACGGTGCCGGTCGAGGGGGGCGACGACGAGACCTACCGGGTCGAGATCGAGCGCGCCCACATGGAGGAGGACACCGGGAAGTCGCTGCACGTCGGCGGCTCGACCGGGCGCATCCACGGCGCCGACTACTCGCTGGTCGACTACAACCGCGCGGGGATCCCGCTCATCGAGATCGTCACCCGCCCGATCATGGGCGCCGGGGCCAGGGCGCCCGAGGTCGCCCGGGCCTACGTCGCCCAGCTGCGCGAGCTGATCGTCGCGCTCGGCGTGTCCGAGGCCCGGATGGACCAGGGCAACCTGCGCGCCGACGTCAACCTGTCGCTCGCGCCCAAGGGCACCGGCACGCTCGGCACCCGCACCGAGACCAAGAACGTCAACTCGTTCCGCTCCGTCGAGCGAGCCGTGCGCTTCGAGATGCAGCGGCACGCCGCGATCCTCAGCAGCGGAGGGACGATCCTGCAGGAGACCCGCCACTGGCACGAGGACACCGGCATCACCACGAGCGGCCGCGAGAAGTCCGACGCGGAGGACTACCGCTACTTCCCCGAGCCCGACCTGGTGCCCGTGGCCCCGAGCCGCGAGTGGGTCGACGAGCTGCGCGGGACGCTGCCGGAGAACCCCACGGTGCGCCGGGCGCGACTGCAGGCCGAGTGGGGCTTCAGCGACCTCGAGATGCGCGACACCGTCGGTGCCGGCGCGCTGGGGCTCGTGGAGCAGACCATCGCCGAGGGCGCCGCCCCCCAGGCCGCCCGCAAGTGGTGGCTCGGTGAGCTGGCCCGCCGCAGCAACGAGGACGGCGTCGACCTCGTCGACCTGCCCATCACCCCCGCCGACGTGGCGCGCATCCAGGCGCTCGTCGACGAGAAGGTCGTCAACGACAAGCTCGCGCGCCAGGTCTTCGAGGGCGTCCTCGCGGGCGAGGGCACGCCCGACGAGGTCGTGGAGAAGCGCGGCCTGGCCGTGGTCTCCGACGACGGCGCGCTCGGCGCGGCGGTGGACAACGCGATCGCCGCCAACCCCGACGTGGCCGACAAGATCCGCGACGGCAAGGTCGCCGCGGCAGGTGCCCTCATCGGCGCGGTGATGAAGGAGATGCGCGGGCAGGCGGACGCCGGACGGGTCCGCGAGCTGATCCTGGAGAAGCTCACCTGA
- the gatC gene encoding Asp-tRNA(Asn)/Glu-tRNA(Gln) amidotransferase subunit GatC: MPEISRDEVAHLAMLARIDLSDAELDHLAPQLSVILDSVASINGVAGDDVPPTSHPLPLTNVFRDDVVVPGLTAEEALSGAPAVEGHRFSVPRILGEEA, from the coding sequence ATGCCCGAGATTTCCCGGGACGAGGTGGCCCACCTGGCCATGCTCGCCCGCATCGACCTCTCCGACGCCGAGCTCGACCACCTGGCCCCCCAGCTGAGCGTCATCCTCGACTCGGTCGCCTCCATCAACGGGGTCGCGGGTGACGACGTGCCACCCACCTCGCACCCGCTCCCGCTGACCAACGTCTTCCGCGACGACGTGGTGGTGCCCGGCCTGACCGCGGAGGAGGCGCTGTCCGGCGCCCCCGCGGTCGAGGGCCACCGCTTCTCCGTCCCGCGGATCCTGGGCGAGGAGGCCTGA